The following proteins are encoded in a genomic region of Rhodoferax aquaticus:
- a CDS encoding response regulator: MGVRASQVVPTAPGRRTVLVVDDTPVNLTLLHELLAPHYRVLACNNGLRALQVAKDAQPDVILLDVMMPGMDGYAVCKRLKSSVQTQDIPLVFVTARSQPLDEEMGLRMGAADYIAKPISPPIVLARVRTQLAVQAAAEFLKDKAQYLKKEVARQTDEIKRLQDATILAMASMAETRDNETGAHIVRTQNYVQALALHLQKHPRFTDYLTDTQIDLLFKSAPLHDIGKVGIPDRILHKPSRLAADEMEVMKTHTTIGRNIIEIAERRLGHSVPFLACAKEIAYGHQEKWDGSGYPLGLAGDAITISARLMAVADVYDALISVRVYKPAFSHAKARDLILEGRGLHFDPDIVDAFTALDGEFQRIAHTYTDEVPSP, encoded by the coding sequence CTGGGCGTGCGCGCAAGCCAAGTGGTGCCCACAGCCCCCGGTCGGCGTACCGTGCTGGTGGTGGATGACACCCCGGTCAACCTCACCCTGTTGCATGAGCTGTTGGCACCCCACTACCGGGTGCTGGCTTGCAACAATGGCCTGCGTGCTTTGCAGGTTGCCAAAGACGCGCAGCCTGACGTGATCTTGTTAGATGTGATGATGCCTGGGATGGACGGCTATGCCGTGTGCAAACGCCTCAAAAGCAGTGTGCAGACGCAAGACATTCCCCTTGTTTTTGTGACGGCGCGCAGCCAACCCCTCGATGAAGAAATGGGGCTGCGCATGGGGGCTGCCGACTACATTGCCAAGCCCATCAGCCCACCCATTGTGTTGGCGCGGGTGCGCACGCAACTGGCGGTGCAGGCCGCCGCAGAGTTTTTGAAAGACAAGGCGCAGTACTTGAAAAAGGAGGTGGCGCGCCAGACGGATGAAATCAAGCGCCTCCAAGACGCCACGATCTTGGCCATGGCCTCCATGGCGGAAACCCGCGACAACGAAACGGGCGCCCACATTGTGCGCACCCAGAACTATGTGCAAGCCTTGGCGCTGCATTTGCAAAAGCACCCCCGCTTCACTGACTACCTGACGGACACGCAAATTGACCTCTTGTTCAAGTCGGCACCGCTGCACGACATTGGCAAGGTGGGCATTCCAGACCGCATCTTGCACAAGCCCTCGCGCTTGGCCGCTGACGAGATGGAGGTTATGAAGACCCACACCACCATTGGGCGCAACATCATTGAAATCGCCGAGCGCCGCTTGGGCCATAGCGTGCCCTTCTTAGCCTGCGCCAAAGAAATTGCCTACGGCCACCAAGAAAAGTGGGACGGTTCTGGCTACCCGCTGGGCCTCGCGGGCGATGCCATCACTATCAGCGCGCGTCTGATGGCTGTGGCCGATGTGTATGACGCATTGATCAGCGTCCGCGTGTACAAGCCTGCCTTTAGCCATGCCAAAGCGCGTGATCTCATCCTAGAAGGGCGTGGCTTGCATTTCGACCCCGATATCGTGGATGCGTTCACCGCCTTGGATGGTGAGTTCCAACGCATAGCCCACACCTACACTGACGAAGTCCCTAGTCCCTGA
- a CDS encoding alkaline phosphatase D family protein, whose amino-acid sequence MNTESHRTAHTIDQWLDKYGGTKAQPAACDVLIIGSGYGGSFAARELAAPGETVWVMERGREFALGEFPEDIGMLPAQVRMRNTGSADAVGNSDALLEFRRFDQLTVLLANGLGGGSLINAGVAIRPEPKLLSNPSWPGHYRRDPAARTTLWAAMAEVEAQLQVAPLLGATGLAKYQALNTLGESHGVSAFPAPLTIASHDQVSPAGVAQKACTRCGNCFTGCNVGAKNTTVTHVLPDAARKGAQFYTGATALEVLAARTGASNSGQVHLLPKGLNTPAGRPVRWTVRMVCTQGQKSEATRREFEVHAHTVILAAGALGSTEVLLNSPHIKASHRLGTRFSTNGDVLALGWGMQARTNGMATPGQDTSVLQAAADQVGPTITGILKTRIDLPEGGTREVLIEEGAIPSALTQTVVALGATASLPHRYVGADGPAYFGPGLQVDRLTTPPDIGRHALLLLGMGHDDADGVVSLDELPEEESGTHGRHQGAAHAKQHHHKATSLNIRWPSKDTGPAAPYYQGIHNWLKDAAAKPNGGGFQGGDYLPNPLWKALPDGFNAIAGEAAAPQGMTVHPLGGCGMGDDAHSGVVDWRGTVFHRDGGVLQGLHVLDGAMLPSAVGVNPFLTISALCVVAARSIRQELDVSAPAAAPRALGTTSHQADEPATPSAPTKQWQLPQKRRQNVGPVTLRFREHLQGHWKAIAPEWLPKPDPSLTPNEAQRAWIVAVDVSLDLEQWLANPSMQLPGAQLALYRNPTPHAMTVQPDACAGTPVLQGTGWLSLLALDAPATRWEQALRVLAAIGTYIERRSFQELLNLAFPKQSPSTANPPKQTWKEKLDHAWTSTLGYLRAGRNIAQYRELVYAFELHKPDHPQFKVDALGRKRLAYAPKQKNVWDALVDIDLELTPRNGQNPATLSVTADLIDMVRNRRLQVEKAPDTPTGIAGMGAFVSLWCRSIFQSHFWSFRGLDYDQLAPPAPAEHGPLQGAQAPQRVVLPVPRYRDNTKRNGAAAHEKLNLELTCYPPLAGRSNGEHLLMVHGLAHGGTVFTTDTTEGNNMAAAFVQDGYTVWVLDHRLSNRLPYHKLDHCMDDVAALDMPAAVRHVYAAAGAPIAVFAHCVGGGAFAMATLKGWLMDTRHTLEPVSMVGKAIIHAVHPWIVPSASNQLSGALATLYKDLMPPDISVDPVPTAESSGGINQVIDRLAASLPWPLGELGLHLKHQFDPQGGTATCNRMTLFYGREWVHDNLNEATHQQLASLVGPASIEVFQQLYFLINRQQLTDRDGAQVYMTAEQFQAHWTFPILFAHGSENRVFDPRSAVRSWNRLRHVQPERTVRVFMAEGYGHMDFLFGQNAHRDVYPALCEFLRAPAASTSSWNAEVDASHIPSHWQDHSAWNPRAPLVGPHIRLDEVLVKGEPQRQLVLWTELPNDPSLAPAPLLAKDAAGDALPGWSATRLHASDYALHAGRDVALLHGQGAHWVGHLTESAALPFAQLEAVHLQRGLSGQQGQAVLALQGLPWFKRWTGQSVHAPVSWLAVSCRWPGTPFEGVAVDTLAQQMLSHVHHSSLPVDALVMLGDQIYADAAANLFKIRETDELRAQAYRDAWGGPHAQALLSALPSYTVVDDHEYGDNWSGAADNCEDTKLLDGFEAALAYQWRWGNDPTSRYAGLRSQPAVTHQAVTGFWGPFAIGGVPAFAADTRSERSLRTQEHWRQQGMVGTAQMQALTSWLLAHKDEPKVLCSGSVFGFVENALVETGNDGMNNDNACLHTDDWWAYPHTWRTLVQFIVEHQIQHIVFMSGDYHFSGMAELELHAAGGQPMVRAVSVVSSGWNASLPFANAAPSDFVMQRWVNAPLGDAQANVRSCAAPLSTALRQFSKVSILQNAQHQWQVQSQVYGEQGEKLAEQCLRL is encoded by the coding sequence ATGAACACAGAAAGCCACCGTACCGCCCACACCATAGACCAATGGCTAGACAAATACGGCGGCACCAAAGCACAGCCGGCTGCGTGCGATGTGCTCATTATCGGCTCTGGATATGGCGGAAGCTTTGCGGCGCGTGAATTAGCTGCCCCCGGTGAGACGGTTTGGGTCATGGAACGCGGGCGCGAATTTGCCTTGGGCGAGTTTCCTGAAGACATTGGCATGCTGCCAGCGCAGGTACGCATGCGCAACACGGGCTCTGCAGACGCCGTGGGCAATAGCGACGCCTTGCTGGAGTTTCGCCGCTTTGACCAACTCACCGTGCTCTTGGCCAATGGCCTGGGCGGGGGCTCGCTCATCAACGCAGGCGTGGCCATTCGCCCCGAACCCAAGCTTCTGAGCAACCCCAGCTGGCCCGGCCACTACCGGCGTGACCCCGCAGCTCGCACCACGCTGTGGGCCGCCATGGCCGAGGTAGAGGCCCAATTGCAAGTGGCACCACTGTTAGGCGCAACAGGCCTTGCCAAATACCAAGCACTGAACACTTTGGGCGAATCACACGGTGTATCGGCGTTTCCTGCCCCGCTGACCATTGCCTCACACGACCAAGTCAGCCCCGCAGGCGTCGCGCAAAAGGCTTGCACCCGCTGCGGCAACTGCTTCACCGGCTGCAATGTGGGTGCCAAAAACACCACGGTGACCCATGTGCTGCCTGACGCGGCCCGCAAAGGCGCGCAGTTTTACACCGGGGCCACCGCACTGGAGGTGCTAGCAGCCCGCACTGGCGCAAGCAACTCCGGCCAAGTACATCTGCTGCCTAAGGGCTTAAACACGCCGGCGGGCCGCCCGGTGCGATGGACCGTGCGCATGGTGTGCACCCAAGGTCAAAAAAGCGAGGCCACCCGCCGCGAGTTTGAAGTCCACGCCCACACCGTGATCTTGGCCGCAGGCGCCTTGGGCAGCACCGAGGTGCTGCTCAACTCCCCACACATCAAGGCCAGCCACCGCTTGGGCACGCGTTTTTCTACCAATGGCGATGTTTTGGCATTGGGTTGGGGCATGCAAGCCCGCACCAACGGCATGGCCACACCGGGCCAAGACACCAGCGTGCTGCAAGCCGCAGCGGACCAAGTGGGCCCCACCATCACAGGTATCTTGAAAACCCGCATTGACCTGCCCGAGGGCGGGACCCGTGAGGTGCTCATTGAAGAAGGTGCCATCCCCAGTGCCCTCACGCAAACGGTCGTCGCCCTGGGCGCCACCGCCTCACTGCCCCACCGCTACGTGGGCGCTGATGGCCCCGCATACTTTGGCCCGGGCCTGCAGGTAGACCGGCTCACCACCCCACCCGACATCGGACGCCACGCGCTTTTGCTCTTGGGCATGGGCCATGACGACGCCGATGGTGTGGTCAGCCTGGACGAATTGCCTGAGGAAGAAAGCGGCACCCACGGGCGCCACCAAGGCGCAGCGCACGCAAAACAACACCACCACAAGGCCACCAGCCTCAACATCCGCTGGCCCAGCAAAGACACCGGCCCCGCTGCCCCCTACTACCAAGGCATACACAACTGGCTCAAAGACGCGGCGGCCAAGCCCAACGGCGGCGGCTTCCAAGGCGGCGACTACCTGCCCAACCCCTTGTGGAAGGCCCTGCCTGACGGCTTTAACGCCATTGCGGGTGAAGCAGCGGCCCCGCAAGGCATGACCGTACACCCCTTGGGCGGCTGCGGCATGGGCGATGACGCCCACAGCGGCGTGGTGGACTGGCGTGGCACGGTGTTTCACCGCGACGGTGGCGTCTTGCAGGGCCTGCATGTGCTGGACGGGGCCATGCTCCCCAGTGCGGTCGGCGTCAACCCCTTCCTCACCATCTCGGCACTGTGCGTCGTAGCGGCGCGCAGTATTCGCCAAGAGCTGGACGTGTCTGCACCTGCAGCAGCGCCGCGTGCACTGGGCACCACTTCGCACCAGGCCGACGAGCCCGCTACGCCTAGCGCTCCCACCAAGCAATGGCAGTTGCCCCAAAAACGCCGCCAAAACGTGGGGCCCGTTACCCTGCGCTTTCGCGAGCATTTGCAGGGCCACTGGAAAGCCATCGCGCCGGAGTGGCTGCCCAAACCAGACCCTTCGCTCACGCCCAACGAGGCCCAGCGCGCGTGGATCGTGGCCGTGGATGTGTCGCTCGACCTGGAGCAGTGGCTGGCCAACCCGTCTATGCAACTGCCCGGTGCCCAGCTCGCGCTCTACCGCAACCCCACGCCCCACGCCATGACGGTGCAGCCGGATGCCTGCGCAGGCACGCCGGTGCTGCAAGGCACGGGCTGGCTGTCACTCTTGGCGCTGGATGCCCCCGCCACGCGCTGGGAGCAGGCCTTGCGCGTGCTAGCGGCCATTGGCACTTATATCGAGCGGCGTTCCTTCCAAGAGTTGCTGAACCTGGCCTTTCCCAAGCAGTCACCGTCGACCGCTAACCCACCCAAACAGACTTGGAAAGAGAAGCTAGACCATGCATGGACCAGCACCTTGGGCTACTTGCGCGCCGGGCGCAACATTGCGCAGTACCGCGAGTTGGTCTATGCGTTTGAGCTGCACAAGCCCGACCACCCGCAGTTCAAAGTGGATGCACTGGGCCGCAAACGCTTGGCCTATGCGCCCAAGCAAAAAAACGTGTGGGATGCGCTGGTCGACATAGACCTGGAACTCACCCCCCGCAATGGCCAAAACCCCGCCACGCTGAGTGTGACGGCGGACCTGATTGACATGGTGCGCAACCGCCGCCTGCAGGTCGAAAAAGCGCCCGACACGCCTACCGGCATTGCAGGCATGGGGGCTTTTGTGAGCCTGTGGTGCCGCAGCATTTTTCAAAGCCATTTCTGGAGCTTCAGAGGCCTGGACTACGACCAACTCGCCCCGCCCGCCCCGGCCGAGCATGGCCCCCTGCAGGGTGCACAAGCCCCGCAGCGCGTGGTACTGCCCGTGCCACGCTACCGCGACAACACCAAACGCAACGGCGCTGCCGCCCATGAAAAACTCAACCTAGAGCTCACCTGCTACCCCCCTCTTGCGGGGCGCAGCAATGGCGAGCACCTGCTCATGGTGCACGGCTTGGCGCATGGTGGCACCGTGTTCACCACCGACACGACCGAGGGCAACAACATGGCCGCCGCCTTTGTGCAAGACGGCTACACCGTCTGGGTGTTGGACCATCGGCTCTCTAACCGTCTGCCCTACCACAAGCTGGACCACTGCATGGACGACGTGGCCGCGCTGGATATGCCTGCCGCCGTGCGCCATGTGTACGCCGCAGCGGGGGCGCCCATTGCCGTGTTTGCCCACTGCGTGGGGGGCGGCGCCTTCGCCATGGCCACCTTAAAGGGCTGGCTCATGGACACCCGCCACACGCTTGAGCCCGTGAGCATGGTGGGTAAAGCCATCATCCACGCGGTGCACCCGTGGATCGTGCCTTCGGCGTCCAACCAACTCTCAGGCGCCTTGGCCACGCTGTACAAAGACCTGATGCCGCCCGACATTTCGGTAGACCCCGTGCCCACGGCGGAGTCCAGTGGTGGCATCAACCAAGTGATTGACCGCCTGGCCGCCAGCCTGCCCTGGCCTCTCGGCGAGCTGGGCTTGCACCTCAAGCACCAGTTTGACCCGCAAGGCGGCACCGCCACCTGCAACCGCATGACCCTGTTTTACGGCCGCGAGTGGGTGCACGACAACCTGAACGAAGCCACGCACCAGCAGCTGGCCTCGCTGGTGGGGCCCGCCAGCATTGAGGTGTTTCAGCAACTCTACTTCTTGATCAACCGCCAGCAGCTCACCGACCGCGATGGCGCGCAGGTCTACATGACTGCCGAGCAGTTTCAAGCGCACTGGACCTTCCCCATTTTGTTTGCCCATGGCTCCGAAAACCGGGTGTTTGACCCCCGCAGCGCAGTGCGCTCTTGGAACCGCTTGCGCCACGTGCAGCCCGAGCGCACGGTGCGCGTGTTCATGGCCGAGGGCTATGGGCATATGGACTTTTTGTTTGGCCAAAACGCCCACCGCGATGTCTACCCTGCGCTGTGCGAGTTCTTGCGTGCGCCCGCCGCCTCTACCAGCAGCTGGAACGCCGAGGTGGACGCCAGCCACATCCCCAGCCACTGGCAGGACCACAGCGCATGGAACCCACGCGCACCCTTGGTGGGCCCCCACATCCGCTTAGACGAAGTGCTCGTCAAGGGCGAGCCCCAGCGCCAACTGGTGCTCTGGACCGAGCTACCCAACGACCCCAGCTTGGCACCCGCGCCCTTGCTAGCCAAAGACGCGGCGGGCGACGCCTTGCCCGGCTGGTCGGCCACGCGCTTGCACGCGTCAGACTATGCCTTGCACGCGGGGCGCGATGTGGCGCTGCTGCACGGGCAAGGCGCGCATTGGGTGGGCCACCTCACCGAATCCGCAGCACTGCCATTTGCCCAACTTGAGGCCGTGCACTTGCAGCGCGGCTTAAGTGGTCAACAAGGCCAAGCCGTGCTGGCACTGCAAGGCCTGCCCTGGTTCAAGCGCTGGACGGGGCAATCGGTACACGCCCCGGTGAGCTGGTTGGCCGTGTCATGCCGCTGGCCAGGCACACCGTTTGAAGGCGTGGCAGTTGATACCTTAGCGCAGCAGATGCTGAGCCACGTGCACCACAGCAGCCTGCCGGTGGATGCGCTGGTCATGCTGGGCGACCAAATCTACGCCGATGCCGCCGCCAACCTTTTCAAGATCCGCGAGACCGACGAACTACGCGCCCAGGCCTACCGCGACGCCTGGGGTGGCCCGCACGCCCAAGCGCTGCTCAGCGCGCTGCCCAGCTACACCGTGGTGGACGACCACGAGTACGGCGACAACTGGAGCGGCGCTGCCGACAACTGCGAGGACACCAAGCTACTCGACGGCTTTGAAGCCGCACTGGCCTACCAATGGCGCTGGGGCAACGACCCCACCAGCCGCTACGCTGGCCTGCGCTCCCAGCCTGCGGTCACACACCAAGCGGTCACCGGTTTTTGGGGCCCGTTCGCCATTGGCGGTGTGCCCGCGTTTGCGGCAGACACCCGCAGCGAACGCAGCCTGCGCACCCAAGAACACTGGCGCCAGCAAGGCATGGTGGGCACCGCCCAAATGCAGGCGCTCACCAGCTGGCTCTTGGCCCATAAAGACGAGCCCAAGGTACTGTGCTCGGGCAGCGTGTTTGGGTTTGTAGAAAACGCGCTCGTCGAGACCGGCAACGACGGCATGAACAACGACAACGCCTGCCTGCACACCGACGACTGGTGGGCCTACCCCCACACCTGGCGCACCTTGGTGCAGTTCATTGTGGAGCACCAAATCCAGCACATCGTGTTTATGTCGGGCGACTACCACTTCTCTGGCATGGCCGAGCTAGAGCTGCACGCTGCAGGCGGCCAACCCATGGTGCGCGCGGTGTCGGTGGTGAGCTCCGGCTGGAACGCCAGCCTGCCCTTTGCCAACGCCGCACCGAGCGACTTTGTCATGCAGCGCTGGGTCAACGCCCCCTTGGGCGACGCCCAAGCCAATGTGCGCAGCTGCGCCGCACCCTTGAGCACCGCGCTACGCCAGTTCTCCAAAGTCAGCATCCTCCAAAACGCCCAACACCAATGGCAAGTGCAAAGCCAGGTCTATGGCGAGCAAGGCGAGAAGCTGGCGGAGCAGTGCTTGCGTTTGTAG
- a CDS encoding sensor domain-containing diguanylate cyclase: MQHETFIDVVMEAAGLDVWENELVSGAVTRKATKVYAELGYTEEEAGDCMDNIFSIVHPDDVDRMKQAIDDHLRGAVAKYQCEFRLKTKSGAWIWYANSGKIVERVDEPNAKHLIGVTYNINARRQQEEELKRLNGELAAQKAQLETLNISLHSMAMTDALTKLPNRRLLIDRVEQALNAAKRSKQLGAILFLDSDNFKEVNDQLGHEAGDLLLKDIARRLTGAVREADTVARISGDEFVVMLENLGTDSTHAASKTRDIAEKILECLSQPYTLGSAPWINTVSIGATLMHEGHQSFDDLCQQADFAMYAAKKSGRNTFRMYEPTRKD, translated from the coding sequence ATGCAACACGAAACATTCATCGATGTGGTTATGGAAGCCGCCGGCTTAGACGTTTGGGAAAACGAGCTGGTCAGTGGCGCCGTCACACGCAAAGCCACCAAGGTGTATGCCGAACTCGGATACACGGAGGAAGAGGCTGGCGACTGCATGGACAATATCTTTTCCATCGTCCATCCAGACGATGTGGATCGCATGAAACAAGCGATTGACGATCATCTGCGTGGTGCCGTCGCCAAATACCAATGTGAATTCAGATTAAAAACAAAATCGGGTGCGTGGATTTGGTATGCCAACAGCGGAAAAATCGTGGAACGCGTGGATGAACCGAACGCCAAGCACCTCATCGGCGTCACCTACAACATCAACGCACGGCGTCAACAAGAAGAAGAGTTGAAAAGACTCAATGGCGAATTGGCTGCACAGAAAGCGCAGTTGGAAACGCTCAACATCAGCCTGCACAGCATGGCGATGACCGACGCGTTGACCAAACTCCCCAACCGCCGCCTGCTCATTGACCGCGTGGAACAGGCTTTGAACGCCGCCAAGAGATCCAAACAATTGGGTGCCATCCTGTTTTTGGACTCAGACAACTTCAAAGAGGTCAATGACCAACTCGGACATGAGGCGGGAGACTTATTGTTGAAAGACATCGCGCGCCGCCTGACGGGGGCGGTGAGAGAGGCCGATACGGTGGCCCGGATTTCGGGCGATGAGTTTGTTGTGATGCTTGAAAACCTAGGGACAGACTCTACGCATGCCGCAAGCAAAACGCGCGATATCGCCGAAAAAATCTTAGAGTGCCTCAGCCAGCCCTATACCTTGGGCTCGGCCCCGTGGATCAATACGGTCAGTATTGGCGCTACCCTCATGCACGAGGGCCATCAGAGTTTTGATGATCTATGCCAGCAGGCAGATTTCGCAATGTATGCGGCCAAAAAGTCTGGGCGCAACACGTTTCGCATGTACGAGCCCACGAGGAAAGACTGA
- a CDS encoding PLP-dependent aminotransferase family protein, which yields MKRYERYAHEITALIEAQTLKAGDRLPSVREACAQRKISASTVFEAYYLLEARGLVQVRPRSGYYVNAKRTPRQAQPHTATPAQHSTDVAVSELVFKVLESTRRKDVVPLGSAFPSPTLFPLDKLARCLTPAMRSLAPERLSEDLTLGNDKLREWLALRYVVEGAAAAPEEIVVTNGAMEALNLCLQATTQAGDVVAVESPMFYSALQALERLKLRAVEVATHPRTGVDLDSLADVLQRHPVKACWFMPNFQNPLGSLMPESAKRAMVALLAQHQVPLIEDDVYGELYFDLRRPLPAKVFDTQGLVLHCSSFSKCLAPGYRVGWVAAGRYAPAVQRLKLMTTLSTAVPSQLAIAGYLQGGSYERHLRGLRSTLANDQQRALRLITRHFPKGTRTTRPQGGYFVWVELPAHINALQLQALALEQHISVAPGQLFSADQRFAHCLRINVGHAQDPRFDAALQTLGELACGLS from the coding sequence ATGAAACGCTACGAACGTTACGCCCATGAAATTACGGCGCTCATCGAAGCCCAAACCTTGAAAGCCGGTGACCGCCTGCCCTCGGTGCGGGAGGCCTGTGCGCAGCGCAAGATCAGCGCATCCACCGTGTTTGAAGCCTACTACTTGCTGGAAGCACGGGGCTTGGTGCAGGTCCGCCCGCGCTCGGGCTATTACGTGAATGCGAAGCGCACGCCGCGCCAAGCCCAGCCGCACACCGCAACCCCTGCGCAGCACAGCACGGACGTGGCCGTGAGCGAGCTGGTGTTCAAGGTGCTGGAGTCCACGCGGCGCAAAGATGTGGTGCCGCTGGGCTCGGCCTTCCCCAGCCCCACACTGTTTCCGCTGGACAAGTTGGCGCGCTGCCTCACCCCTGCCATGCGCAGCTTGGCACCCGAACGCTTGTCGGAAGACCTGACCTTGGGCAACGACAAGCTGCGCGAGTGGCTGGCCTTGCGTTATGTGGTGGAAGGCGCAGCGGCAGCGCCCGAAGAAATTGTGGTGACCAATGGCGCCATGGAGGCGCTCAACCTCTGCCTGCAGGCCACCACCCAGGCGGGCGATGTGGTGGCGGTGGAGTCGCCCATGTTTTACTCCGCCTTGCAAGCGCTGGAGCGCCTGAAGCTGCGTGCGGTGGAGGTGGCTACCCACCCGCGCACCGGTGTGGACCTAGACTCTTTAGCCGACGTGCTGCAGCGCCACCCGGTGAAAGCCTGCTGGTTCATGCCTAACTTTCAAAACCCCTTGGGCAGCTTGATGCCCGAGAGCGCCAAGCGCGCCATGGTGGCGCTGCTGGCCCAGCACCAAGTGCCTTTGATTGAAGACGATGTGTATGGCGAGCTGTACTTTGACCTGCGCCGCCCGCTGCCGGCCAAGGTGTTTGACACACAAGGCTTGGTGCTGCACTGCAGCTCGTTTTCAAAATGCTTGGCACCGGGCTACCGCGTGGGCTGGGTGGCCGCTGGGCGCTACGCACCCGCGGTGCAGCGCTTGAAGCTCATGACCACTTTGTCTACCGCCGTGCCATCACAGTTGGCGATTGCGGGCTATTTGCAAGGGGGTAGCTACGAGCGGCACTTGCGTGGGCTGCGCAGCACCTTGGCCAACGACCAACAGCGCGCGCTGCGCTTGATCACACGCCACTTTCCCAAAGGCACGCGCACCACGCGCCCGCAAGGGGGCTACTTTGTGTGGGTGGAGCTGCCGGCGCATATCAACGCCCTGCAGCTGCAGGCCTTGGCGCTAGAGCAGCACATCAGCGTGGCGCCGGGCCAGCTGTTTTCAGCAGACCAGCGCTTTGCGCATTGCCTGCGCATCAACGTGGGCCATGCGCAAGACCCTCGCTTTGATGCGGCCTTGCAAACACTGGGGGAGTTGGCTTGCGGCTTAAGCTAA
- a CDS encoding SDR family NAD(P)-dependent oxidoreductase, with product MTSITHPSTAATSQTPVALVTGGSRGLGKNSALHIARGGSDVILTYRSEAAQAQAVVQAIEAMGRRAVALPLDVSESSSFAAFAEQVRSALATHWQRQDFNFLVNNAGVGVHASFMETTEAQFDSMVNIHLKGVFFLTQKLLPLMADGGRIVNVSTGLARFALPGYAAYGSMKGAVEVLTRYMAKELGPRGIAVNVVAPGAIATDFGGGAVRDNAQLNAFVASQTALGRVGEPDDIGGVIASLLTPGNRWVNAQRIEASGGMFL from the coding sequence ATGACCTCAATTACCCACCCATCCACGGCAGCTACATCACAAACCCCTGTGGCCCTCGTCACCGGCGGCAGCCGTGGCCTTGGCAAAAACAGCGCCTTGCATATCGCCCGTGGCGGCAGCGACGTGATCCTGACCTACCGCAGCGAAGCTGCCCAAGCGCAAGCCGTGGTGCAAGCCATCGAAGCCATGGGCCGCCGCGCCGTGGCCTTGCCTTTGGATGTGTCTGAGAGCAGCAGCTTTGCCGCATTCGCAGAGCAAGTGCGCAGTGCGCTGGCTACGCATTGGCAGCGGCAAGACTTCAACTTTTTGGTGAATAACGCGGGCGTGGGCGTGCACGCTAGTTTCATGGAGACCACCGAGGCGCAGTTTGATTCCATGGTCAACATCCACCTCAAAGGCGTGTTCTTCTTGACACAAAAGCTCTTGCCGCTGATGGCCGATGGTGGCCGCATCGTGAACGTGTCCACGGGCTTGGCGCGCTTTGCGCTGCCCGGTTACGCGGCCTACGGCAGCATGAAAGGGGCGGTCGAGGTGCTGACCCGCTACATGGCCAAGGAGCTCGGCCCACGCGGCATCGCAGTCAATGTGGTGGCCCCCGGCGCAATTGCGACTGATTTTGGTGGCGGCGCTGTGCGTGACAACGCGCAGCTCAACGCCTTTGTGGCCTCGCAAACCGCGTTGGGCCGCGTGGGCGAGCCCGACGATATTGGCGGCGTGATTGCATCGCTGCTGACACCGGGCAACCGCTGGGTGAATGCCCAACGCATCGAAGCCTCAGGCGGTATGTTTTTGTAG
- a CDS encoding LysR family transcriptional regulator — protein sequence MNTVEHMQIFSRVAELASFTQAASSMDLPKATVSTAIAQLEATMGTRLLHRTTRKVQLTHDGQAFYERCKDVLADLDELQTMFQLQGEQALRGRVRIDMSSGIARHAVLPQLPALLALHPLLELELSCTERRVDIVREGFDCVLRAGPVQDSSLVARHMGAMRMVNCASPAYLSQRGLPATLADLAKHTLVHYANTLGSKPDGFEYAEAHGLHAIAMHGAITVNNADAYSAACLAGLGIIQVPHLGVKAMLDQGQLVEILPQYRAPDMPLHVVYANRRNVAKRVRVVMDWLAEVLQAHLETPETPHANSSAW from the coding sequence ATGAACACCGTAGAGCACATGCAGATCTTTAGTCGGGTGGCCGAGTTGGCCAGCTTTACCCAAGCGGCCAGCAGCATGGACCTACCCAAGGCCACGGTGTCCACGGCCATTGCGCAGCTAGAGGCCACGATGGGCACGCGCTTGTTGCACCGCACCACGCGCAAGGTGCAACTCACCCACGATGGCCAGGCGTTTTACGAGCGTTGCAAAGATGTGTTGGCCGACCTGGATGAGCTGCAAACCATGTTTCAGCTCCAAGGCGAGCAGGCTTTGCGTGGGCGTGTCCGCATCGACATGTCGTCAGGCATAGCGCGCCATGCGGTTCTGCCCCAACTGCCCGCGCTGCTGGCTTTGCACCCCTTGCTGGAACTTGAACTCAGCTGTACAGAGCGGCGGGTGGACATCGTGCGCGAAGGTTTTGACTGCGTGCTGCGCGCGGGGCCGGTGCAAGACAGCAGCTTGGTAGCACGCCACATGGGTGCCATGCGCATGGTCAACTGCGCCAGCCCGGCCTACCTAAGTCAGCGCGGATTGCCTGCCACATTGGCAGACTTGGCGAAGCACACGCTGGTGCACTACGCCAACACCTTGGGCAGCAAGCCCGACGGCTTTGAGTACGCTGAGGCACACGGCTTACATGCCATTGCCATGCACGGTGCGATCACGGTGAACAATGCGGATGCCTACAGCGCCGCTTGTTTGGCGGGCTTGGGCATCATCCAAGTACCGCACTTGGGGGTGAAGGCCATGCTAGACCAAGGCCAGCTTGTCGAAATCTTGCCCCAGTACCGCGCCCCCGATATGCCCTTGCATGTGGTCTACGCCAACCGCCGCAATGTAGCCAAACGGGTGCGCGTGGTGATGGATTGGCTGGCGGAAGTGCTGCAAGCGCATCTGGAAACACCAGAAACACCCCACGCTAATTCCTCTGCATGGTAG